Genomic DNA from Thermus islandicus DSM 21543:
CTTTGCCAGGGAGCGAGGCCCCTTTTCTTCCTGGACTACCTGGCGGCAAGCCGCCTGAAGGAGGAGGTCCTCTTCCCCCTCCTCACTTCCCTGGCCGAGGCCTGCCGGGCCCTCGGGATCCCCCTTCTGGGGGGAGAGACCGCAGAGATGCCCGGGGTCTACCTCGAGGGGGCCTGGGACCTGGCCGGGACCATGGTGGGGGTGGTGGAGCGGGAGGAGATCCTGGGCCCAGAGAGGGTGCAGGAGTGCGACCTCCTCCTCGCCCTCCCCGCCTCCGGGCCCCACACCAACGGCTACTCCCTGATCCGAAAGGTGGTGGCGGGAATGGACCTTTCCGCCTTCGTCCCTGAGCTGGGGACCACCCTTAAAGAGGCCCTGCTCCGCCCCCACCAGGGCTACCTGGCGGAGTTTCTCCGCCTCAAGGAGGCAGGGGTGGAGGTCCACGCCATCGCCCACATCACCGGGGGGGGCCTGCCCGAGAACCTCCCTCGAGCCCTCCCTCAGGGCCTCGGAGCGGAGGTGCAAAGGGGCACCTGGCCCGTGCCCCCTGTCTTCCCCTACCTACAGCGCCTGGGGGGGATCCCGGAAGCGGAGATGTTCCGTGTCTTCAACATGGGCCTAGGGCTCCTCCTGATCCTCCCAGAAGAGGAGGCCCGAAGGGCGCAAGGCCTGGTGGGGGGCTTCCTCGTGGGCCGGGTGGTCCGCGGGTCCGGCGTCTACCTCCTATGAAGGAACTCTGGCTGGTCCGCCACGGAGAGACGGAATGGAACGCCCAGAGGCGCTACCAAGGCCATCTGGACGTTCCCCTTTCCCCGGTGGGCATCGGCCAGGCCTTCCGCCTGGCCCAGCGCCTGGCCAAAAGCCGCCTGGCCTTTGACGGACTCTACGCCTCCGACCTCCGCCGGGCACGGGAAACCGCGGAGCCCTTGGCCACCGTCCTAGGGCTACCCCTCCACACCACCCCGCTCCT
This window encodes:
- the purM gene encoding phosphoribosylformylglycinamidine cyclo-ligase is translated as MRYEEAGVNPEAKALALKRARAQVEATYTPEVLRGLGAFGGLFDAGALKGMRHPVLVATTDGVGTKVLLALEAGDVSGLGFDLVNHSVNDLLCQGARPLFFLDYLAASRLKEEVLFPLLTSLAEACRALGIPLLGGETAEMPGVYLEGAWDLAGTMVGVVEREEILGPERVQECDLLLALPASGPHTNGYSLIRKVVAGMDLSAFVPELGTTLKEALLRPHQGYLAEFLRLKEAGVEVHAIAHITGGGLPENLPRALPQGLGAEVQRGTWPVPPVFPYLQRLGGIPEAEMFRVFNMGLGLLLILPEEEARRAQGLVGGFLVGRVVRGSGVYLL